A part of Candidatus Alcyoniella australis genomic DNA contains:
- a CDS encoding PAS domain S-box protein, which translates to NAEDAPLVGSRLLTVLNRIDARTLERADLGRILRETLQDVVELLAVQGGAIALVDEASNELRIESRLRLDKKLSESIDHSPVEAPYIRAIRERSGPVHLKDVLSSGHPILRQLRRLGQAHTSIAPIEFKQRMYGVLGLLSDRRLSEPEAEIVSAVSNQLGMALANLRLISKLRESEQKYAIVAQGAMDGILIAQDDRFIFVNNSLARMLDYTPKQLLKLPVERVIAPESRDEIIKRYKARLRGERPTDRYETLFLTSDGRRINVELHARAITMNDRNAALTVVRDITEQKREQRQRIELSEQSIRFQSTLLKLAKAGNDDLAHDLRRITEASAATLKVERVGVWLLRESPNRLELRDLFLLSRDQHETDMRLAAESAPRYFKALQNSRTIAAHDARSDPRTSELKKVMLRPLNIGALMDIPIRLHGELVGVVCHEHLGGPREWAIAEQDFAASIADMVVLALEAAERRRAETALRHSEEQFRHLFENAVIGMYRTAPDGRIMMSNPTMIRMLGFESFDELSKRNIEQAGFDLADSRRQFREAIERDDSVVGLESSWIRKDGSRLHVRENARVVRDERGDVICYEGTLEDITEQRRLQDQILERKWESEMYNDIVSHDISNFAQVILNNVQALKEGIFGDLSDEQLDRMSRIERQTYKIGELIDKVREFLLVRHLTPESFQPVDLSRTIDNVVAYSRDLFPGAQIRFSSPGERIVLANNLLEILFLNLIKNGLTHNRDPRPRISITIRSGKIEGRPAWVVSLKDNGVGIPDELRPQIFERYKRHGKRRGTGLGLFIVKELVDQYGATIDVQSVDPADHSHGTRFVITLPQG; encoded by the coding sequence AACGCCGAGGACGCGCCGCTGGTCGGCAGCCGGCTGCTGACCGTACTCAACCGGATCGACGCGCGTACGCTGGAGCGCGCCGACCTGGGCCGCATCTTGCGCGAGACGCTGCAAGACGTGGTTGAGCTGCTGGCGGTCCAAGGCGGCGCGATCGCCCTGGTCGACGAGGCGAGCAACGAGCTGCGCATCGAGTCCCGGCTGCGGCTGGACAAGAAGCTGTCCGAGTCCATCGACCACTCGCCGGTCGAGGCGCCCTACATCCGTGCAATTCGCGAGCGCTCGGGGCCGGTGCATCTCAAGGACGTGCTCTCCTCGGGGCACCCGATTTTGCGGCAGCTGCGGCGGCTGGGGCAGGCCCACACCTCGATCGCGCCGATCGAGTTCAAACAGCGGATGTACGGCGTACTGGGGCTGCTCAGCGACCGCCGACTGAGCGAGCCCGAGGCCGAGATCGTCTCGGCCGTGTCCAACCAGTTGGGCATGGCGCTGGCCAACCTGCGGCTGATCTCCAAGCTGCGCGAGTCCGAACAGAAGTACGCAATCGTGGCCCAGGGCGCGATGGACGGCATCCTGATCGCCCAGGACGATCGCTTCATCTTCGTCAACAACAGCCTGGCGCGGATGCTGGACTACACTCCCAAACAGCTGCTCAAGCTGCCGGTCGAGCGCGTGATAGCCCCCGAATCGCGCGACGAGATCATCAAGCGCTACAAAGCGCGACTGCGCGGCGAGCGCCCCACCGACCGCTACGAGACGCTGTTCCTCACCTCCGATGGCCGGCGGATCAACGTCGAGCTGCACGCGCGCGCGATCACGATGAACGACCGCAACGCGGCGCTGACCGTGGTGCGCGACATCACCGAGCAAAAGCGCGAGCAACGCCAGCGCATCGAGCTCTCCGAACAATCGATACGTTTTCAATCGACGCTGCTCAAGCTGGCCAAGGCGGGCAACGACGACCTGGCGCACGACCTGCGACGGATCACCGAGGCCTCGGCCGCCACACTGAAGGTCGAACGCGTGGGCGTCTGGCTGCTCCGCGAATCGCCCAACCGGCTCGAGCTACGCGACCTCTTCCTGCTCTCGCGCGATCAGCACGAGACCGACATGCGACTTGCGGCCGAGTCCGCGCCGCGCTATTTCAAGGCGCTGCAAAACAGCCGCACCATTGCGGCCCACGACGCCCGCTCCGACCCGCGTACCAGCGAGCTGAAAAAGGTCATGCTGCGGCCGCTGAACATCGGCGCGCTGATGGACATCCCGATCCGCCTGCACGGCGAGCTGGTGGGCGTGGTCTGCCACGAGCATCTGGGCGGACCGCGCGAGTGGGCCATCGCCGAACAGGACTTCGCCGCATCGATCGCCGACATGGTGGTGCTGGCGCTTGAGGCCGCTGAGCGACGTCGAGCCGAGACAGCGCTACGCCACAGCGAGGAGCAGTTCCGCCACCTGTTCGAGAACGCGGTAATCGGCATGTACCGCACCGCACCCGACGGCCGGATCATGATGTCCAACCCCACAATGATCCGCATGCTCGGGTTTGAATCGTTCGACGAGCTAAGCAAGCGCAACATCGAGCAGGCCGGCTTTGACCTGGCCGATTCGCGGCGTCAGTTCCGCGAGGCCATCGAGCGCGACGACAGCGTAGTGGGCCTGGAATCGTCCTGGATTCGCAAGGACGGCTCGCGGCTGCACGTGCGCGAGAACGCCCGCGTGGTGCGCGACGAGCGCGGCGACGTCATCTGCTACGAGGGCACGCTCGAGGACATCACCGAGCAGCGACGGTTGCAAGATCAGATCCTCGAACGCAAGTGGGAATCCGAGATGTACAACGACATCGTCTCCCACGACATCAGCAACTTCGCGCAAGTAATCCTCAACAACGTGCAGGCGCTCAAAGAGGGCATCTTCGGCGATCTAAGCGATGAGCAGCTCGACCGCATGAGCCGCATCGAACGCCAGACGTACAAGATCGGCGAGCTGATCGACAAGGTGCGCGAGTTCCTGCTGGTGCGCCACCTGACCCCCGAGAGCTTCCAGCCGGTCGACCTAAGCCGGACCATCGACAACGTTGTCGCCTACTCCCGCGACCTGTTTCCCGGCGCACAGATCCGCTTTAGCAGCCCCGGCGAACGGATCGTGCTTGCCAACAATCTGCTCGAGATCCTGTTTTTGAACCTGATTAAAAACGGCCTGACCCACAACCGCGACCCGCGTCCGCGAATTTCGATCACCATCCGTAGCGGCAAAATCGAGGGCCGACCGGCCTGGGTCGTATCGCTCAAAGACAACGGCGTGGGCATTCCCGACGAGCTGCGGCCCCAAATCTTCGAGCGCTACAAACGCCACGGCAAACGCCGCGGCACGGGCCTGGGCCTGTTCATCGTTAAGGAACTGGTCGACCAATACGGCGCAACCATCGACGTGCAAAGCGTCGACCCCGCCGACCACTCCCACGGCACCCGCTTCGTGATCACCCTGCCCCAAGGCTGA